The Chryseobacterium phocaeense genome includes the window AAGCTGCATTTAAATGGTGCGATGAAGAGTTGGCGAAATACGACGAAGAAGAGGAAGAATAATAACTCTCTAAACATAAAAAAGGAACTCAGATTGAGTTCCTTTTATTTTTTATTCAGCTTTGTTGAATTTCAACAGCAGCAAATTATCTTTGTAAAGCTCCAGGGTAGTTCCGGAAATCACATATTTATTGGCTTTCCCTACCATATCCAGAAAATTCTGTTCCACGCTCATATTGTTGCACATCATTTTGGTAGATCCCATCTGACCTGCAGAAAAATCACCTGTAGAAGGATCTATTTTAGCTGTTCCGAAATAGTTGTTGCATCCTCCGTTTCCATTGATCTTTTCACCTTCAATATTAAGGGTCGGAACCTTACCTTTCACGTTATCTGCCAATGTCCATTTGGTATTCGCCAATGCTGGTTGGGCCTTCCCTACTTTTGATGCAGAAGCACTGGACATTGAACCGCACGACGCCAGGATAGCCGCCGCACCTATACTTAAAAAAAGATTTTTCATTTTTTTCTTTTAGAATTACTCAAATTTAAGGAAATTATATTATTTAAACGGGCTGGGGGAAATTTTATTATTTTTTAGGATTCTAATTCTATCATTTTATTTTTCAATTCCAATAGATTTGTGATGCAGGATTTCTATTTTTTAAATTTTGGCTAAAGCCTTTGGATTGCAACTATTGAAAAGCGGGGTGAAGCCCGCTTCTATTGAATAAGCTCAGTGAAAATATTTTTTGTCTCACGCAGATTGAACAGATGAGGCAGATTTTTTCTATTAATATATATGAAAAGCACTATTATGAATCTGCATGATCTGCTCAATCTGCGATATAAAAGATAAAATAAAAACAAAAAAAACGGGCCTTAAAAGGCCCGTTTCAATGGTATATTTTTAGATTTAAGATCTTAATTCCGCATTGTATTCTTTCTGGAATGATTTGATCAGGGAATCCATCACTTCAGAGATTTCTTTCTCTTCCAGCGTTTTTTCCTCATTCAGAAGTTCAAAGCTCATCGCGTAAGATTTTTTGCCTTCCGGAAGGTTTTTGCCTTCGTAAACATCAAACAGGTTGATGCTCTTAATGAAAGGAGATTTATTCTTTTTCGCGGTCTGATACAGATCCTGATAGTTTATATTTTTATCGATCAAAAGGGCAAGGTCTCTTCTGATTTTGTTGAATTTTGGAATATCCTTAAATTTCAGTACATTTTTAGAACGTAATTCCTGCGCCCATTCCAGTTCAATTTCAGCATAGAAACACTCCTGGTCGATGTCAAAGTCTTTCAGTAATGCCGGAGCTACTTTTCCGATTCTTACCAGTGTTTTCTGATCTGCTTCATAAGCCAATGAATCAGAGAATCTCTCGTCAGTTAAAGCAACTTCCTTATAATCGATACCCAACTTTTCCAGTAAAACTTTTACATAAGCCTTAAGGTTATAGAAACTTACAGCAGATTTAGGCTGAAGCCAGTTTTCAGCAAGGTCTCTTCCTGTAAC containing:
- a CDS encoding META domain-containing protein, which translates into the protein MKNLFLSIGAAAILASCGSMSSASASKVGKAQPALANTKWTLADNVKGKVPTLNIEGEKINGNGGCNNYFGTAKIDPSTGDFSAGQMGSTKMMCNNMSVEQNFLDMVGKANKYVISGTTLELYKDNLLLLKFNKAE